In one uncultured Methanoregula sp. genomic region, the following are encoded:
- a CDS encoding chemotaxis protein CheC, with the protein MKLSTIQSDAIQELGNIGAAHAATTLSQMLGSPVEMSVPAIKAIDISELGNYMGEESAAMVAFELQGEIPHGGFIIFYISRESAIRLTNTMLGLTDMNRPMNEMDESALLEVGNIMVSAFLDATAELLGFIMLPSPPALSIDMAHAAMSTLIAQMGEEIDDVLLFSTELVCEEHKIDSDIIMMPENTTLARIVELMENMMKGI; encoded by the coding sequence ATGAAACTATCAACAATCCAGTCAGATGCAATCCAGGAGCTCGGAAATATCGGGGCCGCACATGCCGCAACTACTTTATCTCAGATGCTGGGAAGCCCCGTCGAAATGAGTGTACCGGCGATCAAGGCAATTGATATCTCCGAGCTTGGGAACTATATGGGCGAAGAGTCTGCTGCGATGGTGGCGTTTGAACTTCAGGGCGAGATACCTCATGGGGGATTCATTATCTTTTATATATCCCGCGAATCAGCGATCCGCCTCACCAACACGATGCTTGGCTTGACCGATATGAACCGCCCTATGAATGAGATGGATGAGAGCGCTCTCCTCGAAGTGGGCAACATTATGGTCTCCGCCTTCCTTGATGCAACCGCTGAACTGCTGGGATTCATAATGCTTCCTTCCCCCCCGGCGCTGAGTATAGATATGGCCCACGCTGCCATGTCCACCCTTATCGCCCAGATGGGCGAAGAGATCGACGATGTCCTTCTTTTCTCCACCGAACTGGTGTGTGAAGAGCATAAAATTGACAGCGATATCATTATGATGCCTGAGAACACCACGCTGGCACGCATTGTCGAACTGATGGAAAACATGATGAAAGGCATTTAA
- a CDS encoding chemotaxis protein CheD: MADPQSHEQTAMIGIGEYRVGSFPMMTIGLGSCIGLTLYDDTLKVGAMVHIMLPESAGRKDRPGKYADTAVPILIKELNAMGCKNRSLVAKMAGGASMFEYFGANLNIGERNAEKIRALLKEHNIKLAKEDVGGKVGRSVTFFPQNNGKVAIRRADGTTGEL, from the coding sequence ATGGCCGACCCTCAATCCCATGAACAGACTGCAATGATCGGAATTGGTGAATACCGTGTAGGTTCTTTCCCCATGATGACCATCGGTCTTGGTTCATGTATCGGGCTCACATTGTATGATGATACCCTTAAAGTCGGTGCAATGGTTCATATCATGCTGCCTGAGAGCGCCGGAAGAAAAGACCGCCCGGGCAAATATGCTGATACAGCGGTCCCCATTCTTATAAAAGAACTGAATGCGATGGGCTGCAAGAACAGGTCCCTCGTGGCAAAGATGGCTGGTGGGGCAAGCATGTTCGAATATTTTGGTGCGAACCTCAATATTGGTGAAAGGAACGCCGAAAAGATTCGGGCTCTCTTAAAAGAACATAACATCAAACTGGCAAAAGAGGATGTTGGTGGTAAAGTCGGCAGATCCGTCACATTCTTCCCCCAAAACAATGGAAAGGTCGCGATAAGGAGAGCAGATGGCACGACCGGTGAACTGTAA
- a CDS encoding response regulator, producing MGKILIVDDTLFMRTLLKNILFSGGHSIAGEAGDGEEAVAKYKELKPDLVTMDVVMPKMNGIEALKAIKAIDPGARVVMCTAVGQEQMVKLAIKSGAKGYIVKPFQAPKVLEEVKNVLAS from the coding sequence ATGGGAAAGATTCTGATCGTGGATGATACACTCTTCATGAGAACTCTTCTGAAGAATATTCTCTTCTCCGGGGGACATTCCATAGCCGGGGAAGCCGGTGATGGAGAAGAGGCGGTAGCAAAATATAAGGAACTGAAACCGGATCTCGTCACCATGGACGTTGTGATGCCGAAGATGAATGGTATTGAGGCATTAAAGGCAATCAAAGCGATCGATCCAGGTGCCAGGGTAGTTATGTGTACTGCCGTGGGTCAGGAACAGATGGTAAAACTGGCCATCAAATCCGGAGCCAAGGGCTATATTGTCAAGCCGTTCCAGGCACCAAAGGTACTTGAGGAAGTCAAAAACGTTCTCGCTTCCTGA
- a CDS encoding two-component regulator propeller domain-containing protein, with the protein MARPVNCNTVVLTIILILFISPVAADVSGSTAISSGSSPEVTHQPYRIELFIPTATMIHSDQIKDQINGLNGNDVLIATSFGLSIYNGNWETRHMNLDNVSAGLLEDYITAIEYDAKGNLWLGYAGGLQIYNGRSYQTITDQQLLKNLQINDLQRWNNDMWIATGNAGIHRYHDGTWTWFQPMTSSGPGFYEIDSMVVDPAANAMLIATNDAGLWIIRSPEEPIRFELLAGKYTPNGQMEHVRRDPLGGAYFFDKNTVVHYREDTGFVPVLTIKDLSPGNIGINDISAGPDGKLYVATDDGLFIWENNAVFRHLTRFEGMGSSTVVRTVNVDTQNRVWFSTQGYVGYYVEKTELDNIIGIELVTQVQDPSLLQTPPLTGKQATGNPAASSKTSSVAKNSSIFDPVIGIINSISGLFGVKIIS; encoded by the coding sequence ATGGCACGACCGGTGAACTGTAATACTGTAGTATTAACCATCATCCTTATTCTCTTCATTTCCCCGGTCGCTGCTGATGTTTCAGGTTCGACGGCAATATCGTCCGGTAGTTCGCCTGAAGTTACCCATCAGCCTTACCGGATTGAACTGTTCATTCCAACGGCAACCATGATCCATTCTGATCAGATTAAGGATCAGATCAACGGCCTCAATGGGAATGATGTCCTTATAGCAACGTCTTTTGGCCTTTCAATCTACAATGGAAACTGGGAGACCCGGCACATGAACCTTGATAATGTCTCGGCGGGACTCCTGGAAGATTACATCACCGCAATCGAATATGATGCCAAAGGCAACCTCTGGCTGGGATATGCAGGCGGATTACAGATCTATAACGGCAGGTCTTACCAGACTATCACTGACCAGCAGCTCCTGAAAAATCTCCAAATTAATGACCTCCAGCGCTGGAATAACGACATGTGGATTGCTACCGGCAATGCGGGGATCCACCGTTACCATGATGGAACCTGGACCTGGTTCCAGCCGATGACTTCTTCGGGACCGGGTTTTTACGAGATTGACAGCATGGTTGTCGATCCTGCAGCGAATGCAATGCTGATCGCAACAAACGATGCGGGATTATGGATCATCCGGTCACCGGAAGAACCGATACGGTTTGAACTGCTTGCCGGTAAATACACCCCCAACGGCCAGATGGAACATGTCCGGCGCGATCCACTGGGAGGGGCTTATTTCTTTGATAAGAACACCGTAGTGCATTACCGGGAGGATACCGGATTTGTTCCCGTCCTGACGATAAAGGATCTTTCTCCAGGTAATATTGGGATAAATGATATCTCTGCGGGCCCTGATGGAAAATTGTATGTCGCCACTGACGATGGCCTGTTCATCTGGGAAAACAATGCAGTGTTCCGGCACCTGACCCGGTTTGAAGGGATGGGATCATCCACGGTTGTCCGAACGGTAAATGTTGATACCCAGAACCGGGTATGGTTCTCCACCCAGGGATATGTCGGGTATTATGTGGAGAAAACAGAACTGGATAACATTATCGGCATTGAGCTGGTGACGCAGGTGCAGGACCCGTCTCTCCTCCAGACCCCCCCTCTTACGGGAAAACAGGCCACGGGTAATCCGGCAGCCTCCTCAAAGACCAGCTCTGTTGCCAAAAACAGTTCCATTTTTGATCCGGTTATTGGCATTATTAATTCAATATCCGGATTATTCGGTGTGAAAATCATCTCGTAA
- a CDS encoding chemotaxis protein CheA → MSEFEAYRGLFVAESRENHENLVKNLLILEKGVDQSAIDEIFRSCHTLKGASASMGFSDMERLCHAMEDVFQIIRSGNAEISQELGNLLLACSDVLEQMIDDVEAGGDSSSRNPDEQVHALKDWLGKRGGTPEKPKEPAPVTSPSLEIMDNGQTGDADSSSLPEYDIHITVASECMMKDVRAMLAIGNLESLGTIVSINPSKEDIDEGKFEGSFTLRIRSDAGEDALRTSASGTEIASVEIKPVITEEKEEKEEIAVTDATVTAKKGPDADKKQAAAADKSREIKHLRVDIHQLDHIMNLVEDLVINRGRLKQIAEQHRIKEMDEAIGMVERSVSDLQNLMMIIRMIPLNQIFNRLPRVVRDVAQYDGKEVEFVIEGGETELDRSVMDGLNDPLLHLIRNAVNHGIESPETREKTGKPRKGFVKLSAHRDRDNVIIELIDDGAGINVEKVKSKAVEKGLITQEAADILTIDQAIDLLFQPGFSTADKITDISGRGVGLDVVKRSIEALKGTIRVETAPGKGSRFELLLPPTMAIVDVMIVRINGKRLGIPISSIVEVANFRRDSTHHIGKGEAILLRDEVLQIMWLNDMVGVSNACEILIVVQYQKRKCCIPVDLVEGKQEVVVKPLSRFIGNTRGVSGVTILGDGEVVPVLDVNTMV, encoded by the coding sequence ATGTCTGAATTTGAGGCGTACCGGGGATTGTTTGTTGCTGAATCGCGTGAAAATCACGAGAACCTGGTAAAAAACCTGCTGATCCTGGAAAAAGGTGTTGACCAGAGTGCTATCGATGAAATTTTCCGTTCGTGCCATACGTTAAAAGGCGCATCGGCTTCAATGGGTTTCTCCGATATGGAACGGCTCTGCCACGCCATGGAAGATGTATTCCAGATCATACGGAGCGGGAATGCAGAGATCTCCCAGGAACTGGGGAACCTTCTCCTGGCATGTTCTGATGTCCTTGAACAGATGATTGACGATGTTGAAGCCGGCGGGGATTCATCTTCCCGGAATCCCGACGAACAGGTTCATGCCCTTAAGGACTGGCTTGGAAAGCGCGGGGGAACCCCGGAAAAACCAAAGGAACCGGCACCCGTAACTTCCCCGTCACTGGAGATAATGGATAACGGACAGACTGGAGATGCAGATTCTTCCAGTTTACCCGAATATGATATTCACATTACCGTAGCCAGCGAATGCATGATGAAAGATGTGCGGGCCATGCTCGCCATCGGCAATCTCGAAAGCCTTGGGACGATTGTCTCGATTAACCCGTCAAAAGAAGATATTGATGAAGGAAAATTTGAGGGCAGCTTCACGTTACGGATCAGGAGCGATGCCGGTGAAGATGCCCTCCGGACATCCGCTTCGGGAACCGAGATCGCATCAGTCGAGATCAAACCGGTTATAACAGAAGAAAAAGAAGAGAAGGAAGAGATTGCAGTCACAGATGCTACGGTAACCGCTAAAAAAGGACCTGATGCAGATAAAAAACAGGCTGCAGCAGCTGACAAGAGCCGGGAGATCAAGCATCTCAGGGTAGATATCCACCAGCTCGATCATATCATGAATCTTGTTGAGGATCTCGTTATCAACCGGGGCCGGCTCAAACAGATCGCTGAACAGCACAGGATCAAGGAGATGGATGAAGCCATCGGTATGGTTGAACGATCCGTATCCGATCTGCAGAACCTGATGATGATCATCCGGATGATCCCCCTCAACCAGATCTTCAACCGCCTTCCCCGGGTAGTCCGCGATGTAGCCCAGTACGATGGCAAAGAAGTGGAATTTGTTATTGAAGGCGGAGAAACAGAACTTGACCGGAGCGTTATGGACGGGCTTAACGATCCTCTGCTCCACCTTATACGAAACGCCGTCAACCACGGTATCGAATCTCCTGAAACCCGTGAAAAAACCGGCAAGCCCCGCAAAGGATTTGTCAAACTCTCTGCCCACCGCGATCGCGACAATGTCATTATCGAACTCATTGATGACGGCGCGGGCATCAATGTTGAAAAAGTCAAATCAAAAGCGGTGGAGAAGGGTTTAATTACCCAGGAAGCCGCAGATATCCTCACCATTGATCAGGCAATTGATCTGCTCTTTCAGCCGGGCTTTTCAACTGCTGACAAGATCACGGATATCAGCGGACGTGGTGTCGGGCTTGATGTTGTCAAACGCTCGATCGAAGCCCTCAAAGGAACGATACGGGTTGAGACCGCCCCAGGCAAAGGGAGCAGATTTGAACTCCTGCTGCCACCCACCATGGCAATTGTCGATGTGATGATTGTCAGGATCAACGGGAAGCGCCTGGGAATTCCCATCAGCAGCATTGTCGAAGTAGCCAATTTCAGGCGTGATTCAACCCATCATATCGGAAAGGGCGAAGCGATATTGCTCCGGGATGAGGTTCTTCAGATCATGTGGCTGAATGATATGGTTGGTGTATCCAATGCCTGTGAGATCCTCATCGTTGTTCAATACCAGAAAAGAAAATGTTGCATTCCGGTTGATCTGGTCGAAGGTAAACAGGAAGTCGTGGTAAAACCGCTGAGTCGTTTCATCGGCAATACCCGCGGAGTCAGTGGCGTTACCATTCTGGGGGATGGCGAGGTTGTGCCAGTGCTCGATGTAAATACTATGGTATAG
- the flaJ gene encoding archaellar assembly protein FlaJ encodes MADTKGKESAAKDAKPLPFASTIEKIKDKMLQITEGKRMGADLLFMNTYMASLALASASRPEIFAYSSNRKEYISAKYITKVDTLVKKWSYSYSEALSIVAERTTNPTLQSMLNRYANAIESGVPDDDFLKNELSTVKSVYRSQVEQGLELLKKWGDAYIAMLLSGTVIAVTMMVSIAIYAPAGLDSTLNMSYGIILCICVFGNVLMYQSVPDDPKTHGLKDRTSKEQQTIHAMERIIVPLTILSVVVLGLLGVSAALIFLLVGVLMAPMGIIGFIDDSNITLRDSDFSTFIRSLGSVMGGQGTTAVYALNTIDKKSLIALEPLVDSVYSKMNLGLDDKQVWDKFIGESGSNYIYKYINIYLDTVTLGGPPEPIGTVVGSSMLEMVLLREKKDMHARSFIVLLAPMHMAMAGIFVALYRIMVVLTGSVAQMMDKFQAAQNAAGTSAGSGGGISAGAVLGGGMTMFTNFPEKEMGAFVVYTLTIITASNIIAARIVGGGDRYMYYFYTALFCSLTGMILLVGPLVVGLFFSPEALQNMAKAGGTT; translated from the coding sequence ATGGCTGATACCAAGGGAAAAGAAAGTGCGGCAAAAGATGCCAAACCGCTCCCGTTTGCATCAACGATAGAGAAAATAAAAGACAAAATGCTGCAGATCACCGAAGGCAAGAGAATGGGTGCTGATCTTCTGTTCATGAATACCTACATGGCATCCCTTGCACTTGCCAGTGCATCGAGACCGGAGATCTTCGCGTATTCATCAAACCGGAAAGAGTACATCTCCGCAAAATACATTACCAAAGTTGATACCCTTGTAAAAAAATGGAGTTACAGTTATTCCGAAGCACTCAGTATCGTTGCCGAGAGAACAACCAATCCTACGCTTCAGAGCATGCTCAACCGGTATGCAAATGCCATCGAATCGGGTGTCCCGGATGATGATTTCTTAAAAAATGAGCTTTCAACGGTGAAGAGCGTTTACCGGAGCCAGGTTGAACAGGGGCTTGAACTGCTCAAGAAATGGGGAGATGCCTATATCGCCATGCTCCTCTCCGGAACCGTTATCGCTGTTACGATGATGGTATCGATTGCCATTTATGCCCCGGCAGGACTTGACTCAACCCTGAATATGTCCTACGGTATTATCCTTTGTATCTGTGTTTTCGGAAATGTCCTCATGTACCAGTCCGTACCGGATGATCCAAAAACCCATGGTCTCAAAGACCGGACTTCCAAAGAACAACAGACAATCCATGCAATGGAACGGATTATTGTCCCGCTGACGATCCTTTCAGTTGTTGTTCTCGGTCTCCTGGGGGTATCGGCAGCGCTGATCTTTCTTCTCGTTGGCGTACTGATGGCACCCATGGGGATAATCGGGTTTATTGATGATTCAAATATTACCCTGCGGGATAGTGATTTTTCAACATTTATACGGAGTTTGGGTTCCGTCATGGGGGGCCAGGGAACAACGGCGGTATATGCGCTCAATACTATCGACAAGAAATCTCTCATCGCCCTTGAACCCCTCGTGGATTCTGTATACTCCAAAATGAATCTTGGCCTTGATGACAAACAGGTGTGGGACAAGTTTATCGGGGAATCGGGAAGTAATTATATTTATAAATACATCAACATCTACCTCGATACCGTCACGCTTGGCGGACCACCCGAACCTATAGGGACTGTTGTCGGCTCATCAATGCTCGAGATGGTACTGCTCCGGGAGAAAAAAGATATGCATGCCCGGAGTTTCATTGTCCTCCTTGCTCCTATGCATATGGCGATGGCGGGTATTTTTGTTGCGCTCTACCGTATCATGGTAGTTCTTACAGGATCAGTAGCCCAGATGATGGATAAATTTCAGGCAGCACAGAACGCAGCAGGTACAAGTGCAGGTTCCGGCGGGGGTATATCTGCCGGTGCTGTACTTGGCGGGGGAATGACCATGTTTACGAATTTTCCCGAAAAGGAGATGGGAGCGTTTGTTGTGTATACCCTTACCATCATCACCGCCTCTAATATCATTGCCGCACGCATAGTGGGAGGTGGCGATCGGTATATGTATTATTTCTACACAGCATTATTCTGTTCATTGACCGGTATGATCCTCCTGGTGGGGCCCCTTGTGGTCGGGTTGTTCTTCAGCCCGGAGGCACTTCAGAACATGGCTAAAGCCGGTGGAACAACATGA
- a CDS encoding CheF family chemotaxis protein: MKEVPAKIEYNNQWLVIKLGIGEDRIVLPAPINQEILFKAVADVAERKNILIITVKTDKETVYKILSVEKVLAVLKKLILGSCNAYRLMAYFMSPAIRGGVMIKEAAWEKGSVVVVQSGIWFVSATKQICVPVTDVAAIELTKRDVQGKPTEVVRIDHVESGEVVSSLVLCPLSTLQVLYNFLKETTKGMDMKGTELDGVDQQVAMLIYSGMDSHAIENMLNIPHKQLDAIYDKILKLGLAEVVTIRREVQLTTKGVRYISDATKSQTN; this comes from the coding sequence ATGAAAGAAGTTCCGGCAAAAATCGAGTATAACAACCAGTGGCTTGTTATTAAACTGGGTATCGGGGAGGACCGGATAGTCCTTCCGGCTCCCATCAACCAGGAGATCCTCTTCAAGGCAGTTGCAGATGTTGCAGAACGGAAGAATATCCTTATCATTACCGTGAAAACCGATAAAGAAACGGTTTATAAAATCCTGTCTGTTGAAAAAGTATTGGCAGTATTAAAAAAACTGATCCTCGGCTCATGCAATGCATACCGCCTGATGGCATATTTCATGTCCCCGGCAATACGCGGCGGTGTAATGATCAAGGAGGCTGCCTGGGAAAAAGGGAGTGTGGTTGTTGTCCAGAGCGGGATCTGGTTTGTCAGTGCAACAAAACAGATCTGCGTTCCGGTAACGGATGTTGCAGCCATCGAACTGACCAAACGGGACGTGCAGGGAAAACCCACTGAAGTGGTAAGGATCGATCACGTCGAATCCGGAGAAGTCGTCTCAAGTCTTGTCCTCTGTCCGCTTTCAACGCTCCAGGTACTCTATAATTTCCTTAAGGAAACTACAAAAGGCATGGACATGAAAGGAACCGAGCTTGATGGTGTTGACCAGCAGGTGGCAATGCTCATCTATTCGGGTATGGACTCACATGCCATCGAAAATATGCTCAATATTCCTCACAAGCAGCTCGATGCAATCTATGATAAAATCCTGAAGCTGGGCCTTGCCGAAGTGGTTACGATCCGGCGTGAGGTCCAGTTGACAACCAAGGGAGTCCGGTATATTTCAGATGCTACAAAATCACAGACAAACTGA
- the cheB gene encoding chemotaxis-specific protein-glutamate methyltransferase CheB: protein MVKVLIVDDSVFMRTVIRDMVTRDPAIEVVGTASNGLDALERIESLKPDLVTLDIEMPKMNGIQVLEELRKVKKRPKVLMLSSLTSKDAEMTYQAIRLGADDFMLKPKDIPHVREIEAELVSKIKHLVTLIAAPTIHKPPTATGAAERVVLIGSSAGGPPMLDTLLAALPADLPAGVMVTQHMPVGFTAALAERFNRIASMPVKETENGDPIETGKILVSKAGVHTVISGVMEGNKPLTGRIVHSNSPTLHGVRPAVDKTFESAAHVYGKNIVSVILSGMGNDAGAGAHAIKEAGGVSLICDEKDCLVYGMARSAIQHNAVDKVLPLARLAKEIERVVHQMEESDV from the coding sequence ATGGTAAAAGTACTCATAGTTGATGATTCCGTGTTTATGCGCACGGTCATCCGGGATATGGTAACCAGGGATCCTGCCATCGAAGTAGTGGGAACTGCATCGAATGGCCTTGATGCACTTGAAAGGATAGAAAGCCTCAAGCCGGATCTAGTAACTCTTGATATCGAGATGCCCAAGATGAACGGGATCCAGGTCTTGGAAGAGCTCAGGAAAGTTAAAAAGCGCCCGAAAGTCCTGATGCTGAGTTCTCTTACCTCAAAGGATGCGGAAATGACCTACCAGGCCATCCGTCTCGGTGCGGATGATTTCATGCTCAAGCCAAAAGATATTCCGCATGTCCGGGAGATCGAGGCGGAACTGGTTTCCAAAATAAAACATCTTGTAACGCTTATCGCCGCTCCCACCATCCATAAGCCCCCAACGGCAACCGGGGCTGCAGAGCGGGTCGTACTGATCGGTTCTTCTGCAGGGGGGCCACCCATGCTCGATACCCTCCTTGCGGCCCTGCCTGCCGATCTTCCGGCAGGTGTGATGGTTACCCAGCATATGCCCGTGGGATTTACCGCAGCTCTTGCCGAACGTTTTAACCGCATTGCATCCATGCCTGTCAAGGAAACGGAGAATGGCGATCCGATCGAGACCGGAAAGATCCTTGTATCAAAAGCAGGCGTACATACGGTTATCAGCGGTGTCATGGAAGGAAACAAACCGCTTACCGGCCGTATTGTCCACTCCAATTCGCCTACCCTGCATGGAGTCCGGCCAGCCGTTGACAAAACATTCGAATCCGCTGCACATGTCTATGGAAAGAATATCGTTTCCGTGATTCTGAGCGGGATGGGTAACGATGCAGGCGCCGGAGCACATGCTATCAAGGAAGCCGGGGGAGTGAGCCTTATCTGTGATGAGAAGGATTGTCTTGTATACGGAATGGCCCGATCCGCAATCCAGCATAATGCAGTCGATAAAGTTTTGCCACTGGCAAGACTGGCAAAAGAGATCGAACGGGTAGTGCACCAGATGGAGGAGTCCGATGTCTGA
- a CDS encoding ribosome biogenesis/translation initiation ATPase RLI: MRIAIVHKDRCHARKCGTECILYCPRVRTGDETVVIGADGKAIISEELCVGCGICIKKCPFDAIDIVSLPEELEHPTHRYGKNGFALYGLPIPVEGKVTGILGANGIGKSTAVKILSGQLRPNLGNFDSEVAWGEILKQYAGTELFDYLQTVSKKTLKIASKPQYIDYIPKVFSGTVRNLLKTTDERGRLSEILQSLKLDGILDHEISTLSGGELQRVAITACLARDAELYFLDEITPFLDIYQRIAAAKLIRDLAAERPVVIVEHDLAILDMLADTVHVGYGKPAVFGIITRPKGVRVGINQYLEGYLAEENVRFRDTQVVFEKRAHDKGSDREDLFIIPALTKQYESFHLTVSGGTIRAGEVLGVVGANGMGKSTFAKLLAGAETPTTGTLETSLRISYKPQYIKADTSDSVEMYLRRLTTKFDTSMYQHEIIESLTLTPILQSPVDSLSGGELQRVAIAACLSKDADLYILDEPSAHLDVEQRVKVTRMIKHHAEGREAGIMVIDHDIYLIDMISERILVFEGDPGKQGTAAGPFRMRDGMNRFLRELDVTFRRDQSGRPRINKPDSFLDREQKSLGEFYYYAQDEG, translated from the coding sequence ATGAGAATAGCAATTGTTCATAAAGACCGCTGTCATGCCAGGAAGTGCGGTACGGAATGTATCCTCTACTGCCCCCGGGTCAGAACAGGCGATGAGACCGTAGTCATTGGTGCTGACGGAAAAGCGATCATTTCCGAAGAACTCTGTGTCGGGTGCGGGATCTGCATCAAGAAATGTCCGTTTGATGCCATAGACATTGTCAGCCTTCCCGAAGAACTCGAGCACCCGACTCACCGGTATGGCAAGAACGGTTTTGCCCTCTATGGTCTTCCGATCCCTGTTGAAGGGAAAGTAACCGGCATTCTCGGGGCAAATGGTATTGGTAAAAGTACTGCAGTCAAGATACTTTCCGGTCAGCTCCGGCCCAATCTGGGGAATTTTGACAGCGAGGTTGCCTGGGGTGAGATCCTGAAGCAGTATGCCGGTACTGAGCTTTTTGATTATCTCCAGACCGTATCCAAAAAGACCCTGAAGATCGCGTCAAAACCCCAGTATATCGATTATATACCGAAAGTCTTCTCGGGCACCGTCCGGAACCTACTCAAGACCACCGATGAGCGTGGCAGGCTGTCTGAAATCCTGCAGAGTCTCAAACTTGACGGGATTCTTGATCATGAGATAAGCACGCTCAGTGGCGGGGAACTCCAGCGGGTTGCTATCACTGCATGCCTTGCACGGGATGCCGAACTCTATTTCCTCGATGAGATCACACCATTCCTGGATATTTACCAGCGCATTGCAGCTGCAAAACTGATCCGCGACCTTGCTGCTGAACGTCCGGTTGTCATCGTCGAGCACGACCTGGCCATTCTCGACATGCTTGCAGATACCGTCCATGTCGGCTATGGTAAACCTGCGGTTTTTGGTATCATCACCCGCCCCAAAGGTGTCCGGGTTGGTATCAACCAGTACCTTGAAGGATATCTCGCCGAAGAGAATGTCCGTTTCCGGGATACCCAGGTGGTATTTGAGAAACGCGCACATGACAAGGGTTCTGATCGCGAAGATCTCTTCATCATCCCGGCCCTCACCAAACAATATGAATCATTCCACCTGACCGTATCCGGAGGAACGATCCGCGCCGGAGAAGTACTCGGTGTTGTTGGTGCAAACGGCATGGGAAAAAGCACGTTTGCAAAGCTTCTCGCCGGCGCAGAAACCCCGACTACCGGTACCCTTGAAACATCTCTCCGCATATCGTACAAACCCCAGTATATCAAAGCGGATACCTCCGACAGTGTGGAGATGTACCTGCGCCGCCTCACAACCAAATTCGATACTTCGATGTACCAGCATGAGATTATCGAGTCACTGACTCTCACACCAATCCTCCAGTCACCGGTTGATTCTCTGAGCGGCGGGGAACTGCAGCGTGTGGCGATCGCTGCATGTCTCTCAAAAGATGCCGATCTCTATATCCTGGATGAGCCCAGCGCCCACCTGGATGTCGAGCAGCGTGTCAAAGTGACACGAATGATCAAACACCATGCCGAAGGAAGGGAAGCCGGCATCATGGTGATCGATCATGACATCTATCTCATCGACATGATCAGCGAGCGTATTCTTGTTTTTGAAGGAGACCCGGGAAAGCAGGGAACTGCAGCAGGCCCGTTCCGGATGCGCGATGGTATGAACAGGTTCCTCCGGGAACTTGATGTTACCTTCCGCCGTGACCAGAGCGGGCGCCCGCGTATCAACAAGCCGGATTCATTCCTTGACCGGGAACAAAAAAGCCTGGGTGAATTTTATTACTATGCCCAGGATGAGGGATAA